In Canis lupus baileyi chromosome X, mCanLup2.hap1, whole genome shotgun sequence, one DNA window encodes the following:
- the LOC140627369 gene encoding transcription factor SPT20 homolog: MQQAVERALDRADYVIASAQQRPPKRKCSSSGAASLFEKLYDIYVEECGKEPEATEELRSNANLLEKLVRRESLACLVVNLHPGGEGYSLMLEGKQGSCSETIRLPYEEGELLEYLDAEELPPALVDLLEQSQVNIFHCGCVIAQVRDYRQCSHGEPAGYQTRHVLLRPTMQTLACDMQSITSDGQQWTEEEKLLLESQLILATAEPLCLDPSLSVACAANRLLYNKQKMNTRPMKRSFRRYSAPSLTRQQELSQYLPPPELRVLTSFKKSKESKTSENSDFIISKADYSVDTWKQRPCDLAIPSEVDVQKYVKWEKFVKYDNSKSTVLPAHEVKDDSVFGYEGGDESQTTKATFMKSLNDPLISGKRKRRKKVRNERPMSPPHPSTDDHSNNVLPGSKSDTEVVIIQSEVLVHQKAQCPVTTSSYSSSGSASPSRLPPEKETEQPKILSFQSSVLGKGVRHPSTTIKLPSSSGKNLSGDSFTPLQGSSFLKSPSPVLASKLPGLSQKSSTDVIRVTMLPPASLSTTSSSQRPLAPQVTADSSGQNIIKVVGPRYGVQALGSGSGSGQGSTSGTTAPSGTKPSSLPSGAQPPQAPSQVGVQFILKIASNIRPVTVLQLPESSLLLNTQQQPQQQWLYQLIPQQPQQPTTSSQQPTTSCPQQPVPQGSSAEGSSGQRAASSAQQDIVLNLPGAGSFLQPQAAVVVPLGSVESQKTSEQSHPGQTVQLSPASQPQPKQQVQLRILQGPVAVATAVAQTAQLHPLSEQTANQSKGKMKRSTSTTPES; the protein is encoded by the exons ATGCAGCAGGCCGTAGAACGAGCTCTGGACCGTGCGGACTATGTCATCGCGAGTGCCCAGCAGAGGCCTCCTAAAAGGAAATGCTCGTCGAGTGGGGCAGCCTCTCTGTTTGAAAAGCTCTATGACATCTACGTGGAAGAGTGTGGGAAAGAGCCCGAGGCTACGGAGGAACTGAGAAGCAACGCGAACTTGTTAGAGAAGCTGGTTAGGAGAGAGTCGTTGGCGTGTTTAGTGGTCAACCTACACCCAGGAGGGGAGGGATATTCGCTGATGCTGGaggggaagcagggctcctgctcGGAGACCATTCGGCTGCCTTACGAGGAAGGCGAGCTGCTCGAATACCTGGATGCTGAAGAGTTGCCTCCTGCCCTGGTGGATCTCCTGGAACAATCTCAGGTTAACATTTTCCACTGTGGGTGTGTCATAGCACAGGTACGGGACTACAGGCAGTGCAGCCACGGGGAGCCTGCCGGCTACCAGACCAGGCACGTTCTCCTGCGCCCCACGATGCAGACCTTAGCCTGCGACATGCAGTCCATAACCAGCGACGGCCAGCAGTGGACCGAGGAAGAGAAACTGCTGCTTGAGAGCCAGCTGATCTTGGCCACCGCCGAACCCCTGTGTCTTGACCCTTCTCTGTCAGTAGCCTGCGCTGCAAACAGGCTGCTCTATAACAAGCAGAAGATGAACACTCGCCCGATGAAAAGGAGCTTCAGGAGGTATTCCGCACCCTCTCTGACTCGCCAGCAGGAGCTGTCTCAATACCTACCTCCTCCTGAGCTGAGAGTATTGACTTCTttcaaaaaaagcaaagaaagtaaaacaagtGAGAATTCTGACTTCATAATTTCTAAAGCAGATTATTCTGTAGATACGTGGAAACAGAGACCCTGTGACTTGGCCATCCCTTCTGAAGTGGATGTGCAGAAATATGTCAAATGGGAGAAGTTTGTTAAATATGATAACTCAAAATCAACAGTCTTGCCAGCCCATGAGGTAAAAGATGATTCTGTATTTGGATATGAAGGTGGTGATGAGTCTCAGACAACAAAGGCAACCTTCATGAAGTCGCTAAATGATCCACTTATCTCTGGAAAAAGAAAGCGACgtaaaaaagtcagaaatgagaGACCGATGTCTCCTCCACACCCTTCCACAGATGACCATTCAAATAATGTGCTTCCTGGGTCCAAGAGTGATACTGAGGTTGTAATCATTCAGTCAGAGGTCTTGGTCCATCAGAAGGCCCAGTGTCCGGTCACCACGTCATCATACAGCTCCAGTGGATCAGCCAGCCCCAGCAGACTTCctccagagaaagaaacagaacagcCTAAGATCTTGTCCTTTCAGTCTTCAGTCCTGGGGAAGGGAGTCAGACATCCATCTACAACCATCAAACTTCCCTCGAGCTCAGGAAAGAATTTGTCAGGTGACAGTTTTACTCCATTGCAAGGAAGCAGCTTTCTTAAATCTCCATCTCCTGTTCTTGCTTCTAAGCTACCAGGTCTTTCCCAG AAATCATCTACGGATGTGATTCGAGTTACCATGCTTCCTCCAGCCTCTTTGTCCACTACCAGCTCATCACAAAGACCTCTGGCCCCCCAAG TCACAGCCGACTCCAGTGGCCAAAACATCATCAAAGTGGTGGGCCCTCGTTATGGAGTCCAGGCTTTGGGGAGTGGATCTGGTTCTGGGCAAGGCTCTACCTCTGGGACCACAGCTCCTTCGGGAACCAAGCCCAGTAGCCTGCCTTCGGGAGCTCAGCCACCACAGGCTCCTTCTCAAGTAggtgttcaatttattttaaaaattgcctcaAATATTAGGCCAGTAACTGTACTCCAGCTTCCAGAAAGTTCTCTCCTTTTGAACACCCAGCAGCAGCCTCAGCAACAGTGGCTTTATCAGTTGATTCCACAACAACCTCAGCAACCCACTACTTCTAGTCAACAGCCCACAACTTCCTGTCCTCAGCAGCCAGTGCCACAGGGTTCAAGTGCAGAAGGTTCATCTGGTCAGAGAGCAGCCTCATCTGCTCAGCAAGACATTGTCCTTAACCTCCCTGGAGCAGGAAGTTTTCTGCAGCCCCAGGCAGCAGTGGTGGTGCCTTTAGGCTCTGTGGAGAGCCAGAAAACATCGGAGCAGAGCCATCCTGGGCAAACAGTACAGCTGTCCCCTGCCTCACAGCCACAGCCCAAGCAGCAGGTACAGTTGAGAATTTTGCAGGGCCCAGTGGCTGTGGCAACTGCAGTCGCCCAGACAGCTCAGCTACATCCACTTAGTGAGCAGACAGCAAACCAGTCAAAAGGTAAAATGAAGAGAAGCACATCAACTACTCCAGAATCCTAG
- the LOC140627844 gene encoding uncharacterized protein, giving the protein MEVTRLSVLPSATFSTTSSSERNLVPEVMASSQKSSTEAIRISVLPADTSCTTSSLQRPLAPTVTASSQESATEVIRVSTLPAATSSTTSSSQKNLATQETADSQKSSKDVIPVITLSAATMSATSSSQRTLTHKVTASSQKSSTEVIPDSTLPPATLSSTSSSQRPLAMQGTASSQKPTMELIRVTVLPPGTLSTTSLSEGKLVPEVMDRSQKSSTEVIRVSVLAAATSSTTGSSERPLAALDRASSQKPSVGAIRVSVLPPATSSTTSSSQRPLAPKVTASSQKSSTAVIQGSTLPPTILSTTSSSQRPLATQGTASFQKPSMEAIRVRVHPPATTSTSSSSQRPLAPKVTASSLESPSEVFRVITLPAATSSTTSSSQRAVAPQLTVSSQKSSTEGMQVSTLPPATFSTTSSSQRPLATQGTASSQKPPVEAISVSVLPPATSSTTSSSQRPLAPKVTASSQESAPEVIPISTLPPTILSPTSSSQRPLATQGTTSFQKPSVDVIQVRVLPPATSSTRSSSQRELAPQVTASSQKSSTEGIRGSTLPPTILSTTSSSKRPLAMQGTASSLKPSVEAIRDSLLPPDTTSMTSSSQRPLAPKVTGSFQESTTEVIRIITFPATTSSTTSSSQRPLAPKVTASSQKSSMAMIRVSTLPPTIVSTTTSSQRPLASQGTSSAQTPSVEVIRVSVLPPATSSTISSSQRQVPPQITASSLKSSTEVIQDSTLPPTILSTTSSSQRPLAMEGTPCSQKPSVDVIRVSVLPPSTSSTTTSSQNPLACKLTAGSQKSSTAMIRISTLPPTILSTTSSSEMPLDIQDTTSSQKPSVDAIRFSVLPSATSSTTSSSQRRLAPKVTASSQKSSTEVIQDNMLPPTILSTTRSSQRPLAMQGTASFQKPSVDAIRVRVLPSANSSTTSSSQRPLAPIVTSSSQESFTEVIQDSTHPPTILSTTSSSQRPLAMQGTTSSQKPSVDAIRVSVLPPATSSTTSSSQRPLAPKLTAGSQKSSTAMIRISTLPPTILSTTSSSEMPLDIQDTTSSQKPSVDAIRFSVLPPATSSTTSSSQRPLAPKLTAGSQKSSTAMIRISTLPPTILTTTSSSQTPLATQGTASSQKPSVDIIRVRVLPPVTSSTTSSSQRPLAPIVTSSSQESSTEVIQDSTLPLTILSTTSSSQRALATQGTTSSQKPSVEAIRVSVLPPGTSSTTSSSQRPLAPIVTSSSQESFTEVIQDSTHPPTILSTTSSSQRPLAMQGTTSSQKPSVDAIRVSVLPPGTSSTTSSSQRLLAPKVTASIQKSPTAMIRISSLPPTILTTTSSSETPLATQGTASTQKTSVVAIRVSMLPSATSSTASSSQRPLIPQVTASSQKSSIEVIQGSTLPPTILSTTSSSQRPLAMQGTASSQKPSVEAIRVSVLPLSTSSTTSSLQRPLVPKVTASSQESASEVFQVITLPAAIESTTSSSQRPLASKVTASSQKSSTGVIQDSTLPPTILSTTSSSQRPLATQGTASFQKPSVDAIQVRVHPPAISSSTSSSQRWLAPQVTASPQKSSTEVIQDSTLPPTILSTTSSSQRPLAMQGTASSQKPSVEAIRVSVLPPATSSTTSSLQRPLAPKVTASSEESASEVFRDITLPAATESITNSSQRPLAPQVTASSQKSSTGVIQGSKLPPTILSTTSSSQRPLATQGTASFQKPSVDAIQVRVHPPATSSTTSSSQRPLASKVTASSQESASGVFRDITLPATTSSITSSSQRAVDPKATASSQKSSTDVIRVSTLPPSILCTPNSSQRPLAMQGTASSQKPSVDAIQVRVLPPGTSSTNSSSQRPLAPIVTVGSQKSSTEEIRVSSLPPTILSTTSSSQRPLASQGTTSSQKPSVDAIRVSVLPPGTSSTTSSSQRPLAPKVPASTQESSTEMIRVSTHPEASLSTSSSSQRTLATEGTASYQKPSVEVIRVSMLPQPFRTVPAHH; this is encoded by the coding sequence ATGGAAGTGACTCGACTTAGTGTGCTTCCTTCAGCCACTTTCTCCACCACCAGTTCATCAGAAAGAAACCTGGTCCCCGAAGTCATGGCCAGCTCCCAGAAATCATCTACAGAAGCGATTCGAATTAGTGTGCTTCCTGCAGACACTTCATGCACTACCAGCTCATTACAAAGACCACTGGCCCCCACAGTCACAGCCAGCTCCCAGGAGTCAGCTACGGAAGTGATTCGAGTTAGCACCCTCCCTGCAGCCACTTCATCCACTACCAGCTCGTCACAAAAAAACCTGGCCACCCAAGAAACGGCCGACTCCCAGAAGTCATCGAAGGATGTGATACCAGTTATCACACTTTCTGCAGCCACCATGTCTGCAACCAGCTCATCACAAAGAACCCTGACCCACAAAGTCACAGCCAGCTCCCAGAAATCATCTACAGAAGTGATTCCTGATAGCACGCTTCCTCCAGCCACTTTGTCCAGTACAAGCTCATCACAAAGACCGCTGGCCATGCAAGGCACCGCCAGCTCCCAGAAACCCACTATGGAATTGATTCGAGTAACTGTGCTTCCTCCAGGCACTTTGTCCACCACCAGTTTATCAGAAGGAAAGCTGGTTCCTGAAGTCATGGACAGATCCCAGAAATCATCTACAGAAGTGATTCGAGTTAGTGTGCTTGCTGCAGCCACTTCATCCACTACCGGCTCATCAGAAAGACCACTGGCCGCCCTAGACAGAGCCAGCTCCCAGAAACCCTCTGTGGGTGCGATTCGAGTTAGTGTGCTTCCTCCAGCCACTTCATCCACTACCAGCTCATCACAAAGACCACTGGCCCCCAAAGTAACAGCCAGTTCCCAGAAATCATCTACAGCAGTGATTCAAGGTAGCACGCTTCCTCCAACCATTTTGTCCACTACCAGCTCATCACAAAGACCTCTGGCCACGCAAGGCACCGCCAGCTTCCAGAAACCCTCTATGGAGGCGATTCGAGTTAGAGTGCATCCTCCAGCAACTACATCCACTAGCAGCTCATCACAAAGACCGCTGGCCCCCAAAGTAACAGCCAGCTCCCTGGAATCACCTTCGGAAGTGTTTCGAGTTATCACACTTCCTGCAGCCACTTCATCCACTACCAGCTCATCACAAAGAGCAGTGGCCCCCCAACTCACAGTCAGTTCCCAAAAATCATCTACAGAAGGGATGCAAGTTAGCACACTTCCTCCAGCCACTTTTTCCACTACCAGCTCATCACAAAGACCTCTGGCGACGCAAGGCACCGCCAGCTCCCAGAAACCACCTGTGGAAGCGATTTCAGTTAGTGTGCTTCCTCCAGCCACTTCATCCACTACCAGCTCATCACAAAGACCGCTGGCCCCCAAAGTTACAGCCAGCTCCCAGGAATCAGCTCCGGAAGTGATTCCAATTAGCACGCTCCCTCCGACCATTTTGTCCCCTACCAGCTCATCACAAAGACCTCTGGCAACGCAAGGCACCACCAGCTTCCAGAAACCCTCTGTGGATGTAATTCAAGTTAGAGTGCTTCCTCCAGCCACGTCATCGACTAGAAGCTCATCACAAAGAGAGCTGGCCCCTCAAGTCACAGCCAGTTCCCAGAAATCATCTACAGAAGGGATTCGAGGTAGTACGCTTCCTCCAACCATTTTGTCCACTACCAGTTCATCAAAAAGACCTCTGGCCATGCAAGGCACCGCCAGCTCCCTGAAACCCTCTGTGGAAGCAATTCGAGATAGTTTGCTTCCTCCAGACACCACTTCCATGACCAGCTCATCACAAAGACCGCTGGCTCCCAAAGTGACAGGCAGCTTCCAGGAATCAACTACGGAAGTGATTCGAATTATCACATTTCCGGCAACCACATCATCCACTACAAGCTCATCACAGAGACCACTGGCCCCCAAAGTCACAGCCAGCTCCCAGAAATCATCCATGGCTATGATTCGAGTTAGCACTCTTCCTCCAACCATTGTGTCCACTACCACCTCCTCACAAAGACCTCTGGCCTCGCAAGGCACCAGCAGCGCCCAAACACCTTCTGTGGAAGTGATTCGAGTTAGTGTGCTTCCTCCAGCCACTTCATCGACTATCAGCTCATCACAAAGACAGGTGCCTCCTCAAATCACAGCCAGTTCCCTAAAATCGTCTACAGAAGTGATTCAAGATAGCACACTTCCTCCAACCATTTTGTCCACTACCAGTTCATCACAAAGACCTCTGGCCATGGAAGGCACCCCCTGCTCCCAGAAACCCTCTGTGGATGTGATTCGAGTTAGTGTGCTTCCTCCATCCACTTCATCGACTACCACCTCATCACAAAATCCACTGGCCTGCAAACTCACAGCCGGCTCCCAGAAATCATCTACGGCTATGATTCGTATTAGCACTCTTCCTCCAACCATTTTGTCCACTACCAGCTCATCAGAAATGCCTCTGGACATTCAAGACACCACCAGCTCCCAGAAACCCTCTGTGGATGCGATTCGATTTAGTGTGCTTCCTTCAGCCACTTCATCGACTACCAGCTCATCACAAAGACGGCTGGCCCCCAAAGTAACAGCCAGCTCCCAGAAATCATCTACAGAAGTGATTCAAGATAACATGCTTCCTCCAACCATTTTGTCTACTACCAGATCATCACAAAGACCTCTGGCCATGCAAGGCACCGCCAGCTTCCAGAAACCCTCTGTGGATGCGATTCGAGTTAGAGTGCTTCCTTCAGCCAATTCATCGACTACCAGCTCATCACAAAGACCGCTGGCCCCCATAGTAACATCCAGCTCCCAGGAATCATTTACAGAAGTGATTCAAGATAGCACGCATCCTCCAACCATTTTGTCCACTACCAGTTCATCACAAAGACCACTGGCCATGCAAGGCACCACCAGCTCCCAGAAACCCTCTGTGGATGCGATTCGAGTTAGTGTGCTTCCTCCAGCCACTTCATCGACTACCAGCTCATCACAAAGACCACTGGCCCCCAAACTCACAGCTGGCTCCCAGAAATCATCTACGGCTATGATTCGAATTAGCACTCTTCCTCCAACCATTTTGTCCACTACCAGCTCATCAGAAATGCCTCTGGACATTCAAGACACCACCAGCTCCCAGAAACCCTCTGTGGATGCGATTCGATTTAGTGTGCTTCCTCCAGCCACTTCATCGACTACCAGCTCATCACAAAGACCACTGGCCCCCAAACTCACAGCTGGCTCCCAGAAATCATCTACGGCTATGATTCGAATTAGCACTCTTCCTCCAACCATTTTGACCACTACCAGCTCGTCACAAACACCTCTGGCCACGCAAGGCACTGCCAGCTCCCAGAAACCCTCTGTGGATATAATACGAGTTAGAGTGCTTCCTCCAGTCACTTCATCGACTACCAGCTCATCACAAAGACCGCTGGCCCCCATAGTAACATCCAGCTCCCAGGAATCATCTACAGAAGTGATTCAAGATAGCACGCTTCCTCTAACCATTTTGTCTACTACCAGTTCATCACAAAGAGCTCTGGCCACGCAAGGCACCACCAGCTCCCAGAAACCCTCTGTGGAAGCAATTCGAGTTAGTGTGCTTCCTCCAGGCACTTCATCGACTACCAGCTCATCACAAAGACCGCTGGCCCCCATAGTAACATCCAGCTCCCAGGAATCATTTACAGAAGTGATTCAAGATAGCACGCATCCTCCAACCATTTTGTCCACTACCAGTTCATCACAAAGACCACTGGCCATGCAAGGCACCACCAGCTCCCAGAAACCCTCTGTGGATGCGATTCGAGTTAGTGTGCTTCCTCCAGGCACTTCATCCACTACCAGCTCATCACAAAGACTGCTGGCCCCCAAAGTCACAGCCAGCATCCAGAAATCACCTACGGCTATGATTCGAATTAGCAGTCTTCCTCCAACAATTTTGACCACTACCAGCTCGTCAGAAACACCCCTGGCCACGCAAGGCACTGCCAGCACCCAGAAAACCTCTGTGGTAGCGATTCGAGTTAGTATGCTTCCTTCAGCCACTTCATCCACTGCCAGCTCATCACAAAGACCGCTGATCCCCCAAGTAACAGCCAGTTCCCAGAAATCATCTATAGAAGTGATTCAAGGTAGCACGCTTCCACCAACCATTTTGTCCACTACCAGCTCATCACAAAGACCTCTGGCCATGCAAGGCACCGCCAGCTCCCAGAAACCCTCTGTGGAAGCAATTCGAGTTAGTGTGCTTCCTCTATCCACTTCATCAACGACCAGCTCATTACAAAGACCGCTGGTCCCCAAAGTAACAGCCAGCTCCCAGGAATCAGCTTCGGAAGTGTTTCAAGTTATCACACTTCCTGCCGCCATTGAATCCACTACCAGCTCATCACAAAGACCGCTGGCCTCCAAAGTCACAGCCAGTTCCCAGAAATCATCTACAGGAGTGATTCAAGATAGCACGCTTCCTCCAACAATTTTGTCTACTACCAGTTCATCACAAAGACCTCTGGCCACACAAGGCACTGCCAGCTTCCAGAAACCCTCTGTGGATGCAATTCAAGTTAGAGTGCATCCTCCAGCCATTTCATCTAGTACCAGCTCATCACAAAGATGGCTGGCCCCTCAAGTCACAGCCAGTCCCCAGAAATCATCTACAGAAGTGATTCAAGATAGCACGCTTCCTCCAACCATTTTGTCCACTACAAGCTCATCACAAAGACCTCTGGCCATGCAAGGCACCGCCAGCTCCCAGAAACCCTCTGTGGAAGCAATTCGAGTTAGTGTGCTTCCTCCAGCCACTTCATCAACTACCAGCTCATTACAAAGACCGCTGGCCCCCAAAGTCACAGCCAGCTCCGAGGAATCAGCTTCGGAAGTGTTTCGAGATATCACACTTCCTGCTGCCACTGAATCCATTACCAACTCATCACAAAGACCACTGGCCCCCCAAGTAACAGCCAGTTCCCAGAAATCATCTACAGGAGTGATTCAAGGTAGCAAGCTTCCTCCAACCATTTTGTCTACTACCAGTTCATCCCAAAGACCTCTGGCCACACAAGGCACTGCCAGCTTCCAGAAACCCTCTGTGGATGCAATTCAAGTTAGAGTGCATCCTCCAGCCACTTCATCAACTACCAGCTCATCACAAAGACCGCTGGCCTCCAAAGTAACAGCCAGCTCCCAGGAATCAGCTTCGGGAGTGTTTCGAGATATCACACTTCCTGCCACCACTTCATCCATTACCAGCTCATCACAAAGAGCAGTAGACCCCAAAGCCACAGCTAGCTCCCAGAAATCATCTACGGATGTGATTCGAGTTAGCACGCTTCCTCCATCCATTTTGTGTACTCCCAATTCATCCCAAAGACCTCTGGCCATGCAAGGCACTGCCAGCTCCCAGAAACCCTCTGTGGATGCAATTCAAGTTAGAGTGCTTCCTCCAGGCACTTCATCAACTAACAGCTCATCACAAAGACCGCTGGCCCCCATAGTCACAGTCGGCTCCCAGAAATCTTCTACAGAAGAGATTCGAGTTAGCTCGCTTCCTCCAACCATTTTGTCCACTACCAGTTCATCACAAAGACCACTGGCCTCACAAGGTACCACCAGCTCCCAGAAACCCTCTGTGGATGCGATTCGAGTTAGTGTGCTTCCTCCAGGCACTTCATCCACTACCAGCTCATCACAAAGACCGCTGGCCCCCAAAGTCCCAGCCAGCACCCAGGAATCATCTACTGAAATGATTCGAGTTAGCACACATCCTGAAGCATCTCTGTCCACCAGCAGCTCATCACAAAGAACTCTGGCCACCGAAGGCACTGCCAGCTACCAGAAACCTTCTGTGGAAGTCATTCGTGTGAGCATGCTTCCTCAGCCATTTCGCACAGTACCAGCTCATCACTAA